The following are encoded in a window of Nocardioides houyundeii genomic DNA:
- a CDS encoding M12 family metallo-peptidase: MTHASRRRPLVKGLICSSIAAALGVGGLVLFTSPAATASPEPGDYWSSSIAKPGTTRQGDAPRVNPSDYAAFTLDGSALRGELRDAPLEQSAADAETVWVPSPDGDLVAFAVKESPVMEAELAAKHPELRTYAGRGVEDPTATIRFDVTPNGFHASVRGSRDQAAWYVDPAWNGDDSLYLSYLGSSLPAPEKGLIEPELDDHTVEKVERDTARAAGTEVQLRTYRLALVTDPSYAAYFGTENVLAEKVTLMNRVNQIYNDDLAIRMLLINDTDKLNLDTAAKASEPGGPCGDAACFTVDQLNSCGSPTLNRNRIVLGQLVGASNYDVGHIALGTPGGGVAGLGVVGLGGKARGCTGLPQPEGDYFAVDYVAHEIGHQFGGPHTFNGTEYNCGSNIGGSPWEPGSGSSIMAYAGICQQDNLQPHSDPYFSQRSIFDITSTVERVRPDEDEVQTVSLRGFDTDGESFTLSFEGQTTEPIVRGTGYTTAAIDAALEAILGASTVSVAAFGGSGTLNDTGFQVTFNGGAVDNVDVESLTLTTVSGDVTGFVGETQAGGPVENGGHTVTGTGNTAPVATAPADKTIPLRTPFALTGSATDADGDALIHIWEQNDRGGSTGTTLGNRVKTNGPLFRIFGTHAPVTPAGTLTINSPGENIATSEPTRVFPDMGQILSNNTNANTGTCPEMPAKPATGGATNVSVPVVECFAEWLPTVDYVGASQAGNTEPSLNFRFTARDLNPAGGGYAYDDVKLTLDKTAVPFKVTAKNTAGATAISGRNEAITWDFKGTNTPEMAENVRITLSTDGGQTFPHVLAESTPNDGNERFTWPNLVTTKARIKIEAVDNYFFDVNDYDFAITASLEVTDPTQGAVSVRTGDSVPAVELSATTTNGAGDVLTATASGLPSGVSLERASVSDVNTRPGTATWRLTGTVTAAPGSYPVSVAVSDGNDTVTKELTVTVTPAAQTPGTPQTPGTPGTSKAPETTITSGPSEGSIVMDRKQTLEYSSDVAGSTFVCTVDGDPVDCAAGGLTKRFSGGTHQVTVAAVGPDGSADATPATRSFTVPLNDAQLTRKGTWKRVKNKHAFGGGFLVSNDKGAKLVTRIRNATSISLVVAPTPKAGTVKVLVGGKKVRTFNLKGANAFNKLRTITFKKARTGNVKIVVGKRKPVRIEGFAVGTDVS, translated from the coding sequence ATGACCCATGCGTCCCGCAGACGCCCCCTCGTCAAGGGGTTGATCTGCTCCTCCATCGCGGCGGCGCTCGGAGTGGGCGGCCTCGTGCTGTTCACCTCCCCTGCCGCCACGGCCAGCCCCGAGCCGGGCGACTACTGGTCGTCCTCGATTGCCAAGCCGGGCACCACCCGTCAGGGCGACGCTCCGCGCGTCAACCCTTCTGACTACGCGGCCTTCACCCTCGACGGCAGCGCGCTGCGCGGCGAGCTCCGCGACGCGCCGCTCGAGCAGAGCGCCGCGGACGCCGAGACGGTCTGGGTCCCCTCCCCGGACGGCGACCTCGTCGCCTTCGCCGTCAAGGAGTCCCCGGTCATGGAGGCCGAGCTCGCGGCCAAGCACCCCGAGCTCCGCACCTACGCCGGTCGCGGCGTCGAGGACCCCACCGCCACCATCCGGTTCGACGTCACCCCCAACGGCTTCCACGCCTCCGTGCGCGGCTCGCGAGACCAGGCCGCCTGGTACGTCGACCCGGCCTGGAACGGCGACGACAGCCTCTACCTCTCCTACCTCGGCAGCAGCCTGCCGGCTCCCGAGAAGGGTCTGATCGAGCCCGAACTCGACGACCACACCGTGGAGAAGGTCGAGCGGGACACCGCGCGGGCCGCGGGCACCGAGGTGCAGCTGCGCACCTACCGCCTGGCACTGGTGACCGACCCGTCGTACGCGGCGTACTTCGGCACCGAGAACGTGCTGGCCGAGAAGGTCACCCTGATGAACCGGGTCAACCAGATCTACAACGACGACCTGGCCATCCGGATGCTCCTCATCAACGACACCGACAAGCTGAACCTCGACACGGCGGCCAAGGCCAGCGAGCCCGGCGGGCCCTGCGGTGACGCGGCCTGCTTCACGGTCGACCAGCTGAACAGCTGCGGCAGCCCGACCCTGAACCGCAACCGCATCGTCCTCGGCCAGCTCGTCGGCGCCAGCAACTACGACGTCGGCCACATCGCCCTGGGCACCCCCGGCGGCGGCGTCGCCGGCCTCGGCGTGGTCGGTCTCGGTGGCAAGGCTCGTGGCTGCACCGGTCTTCCCCAGCCCGAGGGCGACTACTTCGCCGTCGACTACGTGGCCCACGAGATCGGCCACCAGTTCGGCGGGCCGCACACCTTCAACGGCACCGAGTACAACTGTGGCTCCAACATCGGCGGATCGCCGTGGGAGCCCGGCTCCGGCAGCTCGATCATGGCGTACGCCGGCATCTGCCAGCAGGACAACCTGCAGCCGCACAGCGACCCGTACTTCTCGCAGCGGAGCATCTTCGACATCACCTCCACGGTGGAGCGCGTGCGTCCCGACGAGGACGAGGTGCAGACCGTCTCGCTCCGCGGCTTCGACACCGACGGCGAGTCGTTCACCCTCTCCTTCGAGGGCCAGACCACTGAGCCGATCGTGCGCGGCACCGGCTACACCACCGCGGCTATCGACGCGGCGCTCGAGGCGATCCTCGGCGCCAGCACCGTCTCCGTGGCGGCCTTCGGCGGGAGCGGCACCCTCAACGACACCGGCTTCCAGGTGACGTTCAACGGTGGCGCCGTCGACAACGTCGACGTCGAGTCGCTGACTCTCACCACGGTCTCCGGCGACGTCACCGGCTTCGTCGGCGAGACCCAGGCCGGCGGCCCGGTGGAGAACGGCGGTCACACCGTCACGGGCACCGGCAACACCGCCCCGGTGGCCACCGCTCCGGCCGACAAGACCATCCCGCTGCGTACGCCGTTCGCCCTCACCGGCTCGGCCACCGACGCCGACGGGGACGCGCTCATCCACATCTGGGAGCAGAACGACCGTGGCGGCTCCACCGGCACCACGCTGGGCAACCGGGTCAAGACCAACGGCCCGCTCTTCCGGATCTTCGGCACCCACGCGCCGGTGACCCCGGCCGGGACGCTGACGATCAACTCCCCCGGTGAGAACATCGCCACCTCCGAGCCCACCCGGGTCTTCCCGGACATGGGCCAGATCCTGTCCAACAACACCAACGCCAACACCGGCACCTGCCCGGAGATGCCGGCCAAGCCGGCCACCGGCGGAGCGACCAACGTGTCCGTCCCGGTCGTGGAGTGCTTCGCGGAGTGGCTGCCCACCGTCGACTACGTCGGGGCCAGCCAGGCCGGCAACACCGAGCCGTCGCTGAACTTCCGGTTCACCGCGCGCGACCTCAACCCCGCGGGCGGCGGCTACGCCTACGACGACGTCAAGCTCACGCTCGACAAGACCGCAGTTCCGTTCAAGGTCACCGCGAAGAACACCGCGGGCGCGACCGCCATCTCCGGGCGCAACGAGGCCATTACCTGGGACTTCAAGGGGACCAACACCCCCGAGATGGCCGAGAACGTGCGGATCACCCTGTCCACCGACGGTGGCCAGACCTTCCCGCACGTGCTGGCCGAGAGCACTCCGAACGACGGCAACGAGCGCTTCACGTGGCCCAACCTGGTCACGACCAAGGCCCGGATCAAGATCGAAGCGGTGGACAACTACTTCTTCGACGTCAACGACTACGACTTCGCGATCACCGCGTCGCTCGAGGTGACCGACCCGACCCAGGGTGCGGTCAGCGTCCGTACCGGCGACTCGGTGCCCGCGGTCGAACTGTCGGCCACCACCACGAACGGGGCCGGTGACGTCCTCACCGCCACGGCGTCCGGCCTGCCCTCCGGGGTCTCGCTGGAGCGGGCTTCCGTCTCCGACGTGAACACCCGGCCGGGCACCGCCACCTGGCGGCTGACCGGGACCGTGACCGCGGCGCCGGGCAGCTACCCGGTCAGCGTCGCCGTCTCCGACGGCAACGACACGGTCACCAAGGAGCTCACCGTCACGGTGACTCCGGCGGCCCAGACCCCCGGCACGCCGCAGACCCCCGGAACCCCCGGGACGTCGAAGGCACCCGAGACGACGATCACCAGCGGCCCCTCCGAGGGCTCGATCGTCATGGACCGCAAGCAGACGCTCGAGTACTCCTCGGACGTGGCCGGCTCCACCTTCGTCTGCACGGTCGACGGTGACCCCGTCGACTGCGCGGCTGGTGGCCTGACCAAGCGCTTCAGCGGCGGCACGCACCAGGTCACCGTGGCCGCCGTCGGTCCCGACGGCTCCGCGGACGCCACCCCGGCGACGCGGTCCTTCACCGTGCCGCTGAACGACGCCCAGCTGACCCGCAAGGGCACGTGGAAGCGCGTGAAGAACAAGCACGCCTTCGGTGGTGGCTTCCTGGTCTCCAACGACAAGGGCGCCAAGCTGGTGACCCGGATCCGCAACGCGACCAGCATCTCGCTGGTCGTCGCGCCGACCCCCAAGGCCGGCACCGTCAAGGTGCTGGTGGGCGGCAAGAAGGTGCGCACCTTCAACCTGAAGGGCGCCAACGCCTTCAACAAGCTGCGCACCATCACGTTCAAGAAGGCGCGTACCGGCAACGTCAAGATCGTGGTGGGCAAGCGCAAGCCCGTCAGGATCGAGGGCTTCGCCGTGGGCACCGACGTGAGCTGA
- a CDS encoding Fur family transcriptional regulator, with product MLFPMAAPDFTTALREASLRVTQPRLAVLNAVHEHPHADTEALIGQVRSSLGTVSHQAVYDVLRALTEAGLLRRIQPAGATARYEARVGDNHHHVVCRSCGAIADVDCAVGHTPCLTASDDHGFVVDEAEVVYWGTCPECAAARTA from the coding sequence ATGCTGTTCCCCATGGCCGCACCCGACTTCACCACCGCCCTGCGCGAGGCGTCGCTGCGGGTCACCCAGCCGCGGCTGGCTGTGCTGAACGCCGTGCACGAGCACCCGCACGCCGACACCGAGGCGCTGATCGGCCAGGTCCGGTCCAGCCTCGGGACCGTCTCGCACCAAGCCGTGTACGACGTGCTGCGTGCGCTCACCGAGGCCGGGCTGCTGCGCCGGATCCAGCCGGCCGGTGCCACGGCGCGCTACGAGGCCCGCGTGGGGGACAACCACCACCACGTGGTCTGCCGCTCCTGCGGCGCCATCGCCGACGTGGACTGCGCGGTCGGCCACACCCCCTGTCTGACCGCCTCCGACGACCACGGCTTCGTGGTCGACGAGGCGGAGGTCGTGTACTGGGGCACCTGCCCCGAGTGCGCGGCCGCCCGCACCGCATGA
- the katG gene encoding catalase/peroxidase HPI, protein MTDSQDNDTPTSPQGVDRKAAAGCPVMHDSATAEGSESENPAIDSPTPKTGGRPHSLQDWWPNMLDLSVLHAHSAKGNPLGEDFDYRREFEKLDVEALKADLVELMHSSQDWWPADFGHYGGLFIRMSWHAAGTYRIYDGRGGAGDGGQRFAPLNSWPDNANLDKARRLLWPVKQKYGQKISWADLLVLAGTVAMEDMGFEHFGFAFGREDVWEPEEIFWGPEDTWLGDERYSGDRELDEVLGAVQMGLIYVNPEGPNGNPDPVASARDIRATFARMAMNDEETVALIAGGHTFGKTHGAGDADLVGPEPEGAPLEQQGLGWKSEFGSGKGGDTITSGLEVTWTYHPTRWDNEFFHILYAYDWELFKSPAGANQWRPKNGAGNDMVPGAHEGDPRREPRMLTSDLALRFDPEYDKISRRFKENPEEFRLAFAKAWYKLLHRDMGPVSRFLGPWVPEPQLWQDPVPAVQGDLVSDADVAALKAKVLDSGLSVSELVSTAWASAASFRSTDMRGGANGARIRLEPQRSWAANQPEQLASVLDKLEGIQAEFNAAGGAQISLADLIVLAGSAAVEKAARDAGVEVTVPFHAGRTDATQEETDTESFKVLEPRADGFRNYLRPGVKLQPEMLLVDRAYMLDLTAPEMTVLLGGLRVLGNNVGGTQNGVLTDRPGVLTGDFFANLLAPGTQWKASEAEEGVYEIRDLTTGDLKWTATPVDLIFGSNSQLRALSEVYASDDAREKFVSDFVAAWTKVMELDRFDLV, encoded by the coding sequence ATGACCGACAGCCAGGACAACGACACCCCCACCAGCCCCCAGGGGGTGGATCGCAAGGCCGCGGCGGGTTGCCCGGTCATGCACGACTCGGCGACCGCCGAGGGCAGCGAGAGCGAGAACCCGGCGATCGACTCCCCGACGCCCAAGACCGGCGGTCGTCCGCACAGCCTCCAGGACTGGTGGCCCAACATGCTGGACCTCTCGGTCCTGCACGCCCACTCCGCCAAGGGCAACCCGCTGGGCGAGGACTTCGACTACCGACGCGAGTTCGAGAAGCTCGACGTGGAGGCCCTCAAGGCTGACCTGGTCGAGCTCATGCACTCCTCGCAGGACTGGTGGCCCGCCGACTTCGGCCACTACGGCGGCCTGTTCATCCGGATGAGCTGGCACGCCGCCGGCACCTACCGCATCTACGACGGCCGCGGCGGCGCCGGTGACGGCGGGCAGCGCTTCGCCCCGCTCAACAGCTGGCCCGACAACGCCAACCTCGACAAGGCCCGCCGCCTGCTGTGGCCGGTGAAGCAGAAGTACGGACAGAAGATCTCCTGGGCCGACCTGCTCGTCCTGGCCGGAACCGTGGCCATGGAGGACATGGGCTTCGAGCACTTCGGGTTCGCCTTCGGTCGCGAGGACGTCTGGGAGCCCGAGGAGATCTTCTGGGGCCCGGAGGACACCTGGCTCGGCGACGAGCGCTACTCCGGCGACCGGGAGCTCGACGAGGTTCTCGGCGCGGTCCAGATGGGTCTGATCTACGTCAACCCCGAGGGCCCCAACGGGAACCCGGACCCGGTGGCCTCGGCCCGCGACATCCGCGCCACCTTCGCGCGGATGGCGATGAACGACGAGGAGACCGTCGCCCTGATCGCCGGCGGCCACACCTTCGGCAAGACCCACGGTGCCGGCGACGCCGACCTGGTGGGCCCGGAGCCCGAGGGTGCTCCGCTGGAGCAGCAGGGCCTGGGCTGGAAGAGCGAGTTCGGCTCGGGCAAGGGCGGTGACACCATCACCTCCGGCCTCGAGGTCACCTGGACCTACCACCCCACCCGCTGGGACAACGAGTTCTTCCACATCCTCTACGCCTACGACTGGGAGCTGTTCAAGTCCCCGGCCGGAGCGAACCAGTGGCGCCCGAAGAACGGTGCCGGCAACGACATGGTGCCCGGCGCCCACGAGGGCGACCCCCGTCGCGAGCCGCGGATGCTGACCTCCGACCTGGCCCTGCGCTTCGACCCGGAGTACGACAAGATCTCGCGTCGCTTCAAGGAGAACCCCGAGGAGTTCCGCCTGGCCTTCGCCAAGGCCTGGTACAAGCTGCTGCACCGCGACATGGGTCCGGTCTCGCGCTTCCTCGGTCCCTGGGTGCCGGAGCCGCAGCTGTGGCAGGACCCGGTGCCGGCAGTCCAGGGCGACCTGGTCAGCGACGCCGACGTCGCCGCGCTCAAGGCCAAGGTCCTGGACTCCGGTCTGTCCGTCTCCGAGCTCGTCTCCACAGCGTGGGCCTCGGCGGCGAGCTTCCGCTCCACCGACATGCGGGGCGGCGCCAACGGCGCTCGCATCCGCCTCGAGCCGCAGCGCAGCTGGGCGGCCAACCAGCCCGAGCAGCTCGCGAGCGTGCTGGACAAGCTCGAGGGCATCCAGGCGGAGTTCAACGCCGCCGGTGGTGCGCAGATCTCCCTGGCCGACCTGATCGTGCTGGCCGGCTCGGCAGCGGTCGAGAAGGCCGCCCGCGACGCGGGTGTCGAGGTGACGGTGCCGTTCCACGCCGGGCGCACCGACGCCACGCAGGAGGAGACCGACACCGAGTCCTTCAAGGTGCTCGAGCCTCGTGCCGACGGCTTCCGCAACTACCTGCGCCCCGGGGTGAAGCTCCAGCCCGAGATGCTGCTGGTGGACCGGGCGTACATGCTCGACCTGACCGCGCCCGAGATGACGGTGCTGCTCGGTGGCCTGCGGGTGCTCGGCAACAACGTCGGCGGCACCCAGAACGGTGTGCTCACCGACCGGCCGGGTGTGCTGACCGGCGACTTCTTCGCCAACCTGCTGGCCCCCGGCACCCAGTGGAAGGCGTCGGAGGCGGAGGAGGGTGTCTACGAGATCCGCGACCTCACCACCGGGGACCTGAAGTGGACCGCGACTCCCGTCGACCTGATCTTCGGCTCGAACTCGCAGCTGCGCGCCCTCTCCGAGGTCTACGCCAGCGACGACGCCCGGGAGAAGTTCGTGTCTGACTTCGTCGCCGCCTGGACCAAGGTGATGGAGCTCGACCGGTTCGACCTGGTCTGA
- a CDS encoding Rid family hydrolase, producing MTDRIQTSRTSRARHRTRTAVVVAVTAAVVAPAAAVAGGTMLREPRPGTTVSALPTGQDNPSIADGVAIGKDTAIYKTSGLGPGALNTAAPAGTEQRYVDPVDLVGGVLPPGVTITEAQGLNVLRRIGENLARVGLSYDDVITMRVFLQNPAGEEKMDFAGWNRAYRQFFANTSLSTGQPVAVPLGTAPPAPPMVANPARPSRFALEIENLPVNGWLVEVEVDAAFPEKKKWGWH from the coding sequence ATGACCGACAGGATCCAGACGAGCAGGACGAGCCGGGCCCGACACCGCACGAGGACCGCCGTGGTGGTCGCGGTGACGGCTGCGGTGGTGGCCCCGGCGGCCGCGGTCGCCGGCGGCACGATGCTGCGGGAGCCCCGGCCCGGGACCACCGTGTCGGCGCTGCCGACCGGGCAGGACAACCCCTCCATCGCCGACGGGGTCGCCATCGGCAAGGACACCGCGATCTACAAGACCAGCGGGCTGGGGCCGGGGGCGCTGAACACCGCTGCGCCGGCCGGCACGGAGCAGCGCTACGTCGACCCGGTCGACCTCGTCGGCGGCGTGCTGCCGCCCGGCGTGACGATCACCGAGGCCCAGGGCCTCAACGTGCTGCGCCGGATCGGGGAGAACCTGGCCCGGGTCGGCCTGAGCTACGACGACGTGATCACGATGCGGGTCTTCCTCCAGAACCCGGCGGGGGAGGAGAAGATGGACTTCGCCGGCTGGAACCGTGCCTACCGGCAGTTCTTCGCCAACACCAGCCTGTCGACCGGCCAGCCGGTCGCCGTGCCGCTGGGCACGGCGCCGCCCGCGCCCCCGATGGTGGCCAACCCGGCCCGGCCGTCGCGCTTCGCCCTGGAGATCGAGAACCTGCCGGTCAACGGCTGGCTGGTCGAGGTGGAGGTCGACGCCGCCTTCCCGGAGAAGAAGAAGTGGGGGTGGCACTGA
- a CDS encoding flavin monoamine oxidase family protein, with the protein MTQTRRGFLRNVGIAGGAGVMFNTMGALGLSPAASAETPPFTPLDRSGLHRHGRKKVIVMGGGIAGLTTAYELLKGGYSVTVLEGRNRPGGRNWTVRGGDTHTDLNGRTQRARFSRDQYMNAGPGRIPQMHVTLDYCRELRVPIEVFTNQNADAFLYRENVPGALNGVPVRQRAVKADAYGYTAELLAKATDQGALDAELTAEDKEALISYLRSFGAINSANEYVGGGRRGYDPEPGAHLEAGTPLPQYDISDLFRSTLGNYFSFEMGFDQAMMMYQPVGGMDRIAYALAGAVGARNVRYNSEIVEYRNTTDGVEVLYRAPEGVRKVSGDFAVNTMPPHIAARVASNLPTEIVTALGSVSKTNAGKLGIEYGRRWWEEDFRIYGGITNANTNIANVWHPSYGYQGARGTMIGYYNTGANANFYGALTPEQRFREAVTQGKKIFGDVYGEKVNSHFSQDWASAKFSEAAWVGWPSAAGGQTGAGYQSLLGPTGNIYFAGDHLSHAIAWQHGAMTSARATVAQIHERVMV; encoded by the coding sequence TTGACACAGACACGGCGTGGATTCCTGCGCAACGTCGGCATTGCCGGCGGCGCAGGCGTCATGTTCAACACCATGGGAGCCCTCGGGCTCAGTCCTGCGGCGAGCGCGGAGACGCCGCCGTTCACCCCTCTGGACAGGAGCGGGCTGCATCGGCACGGCAGGAAGAAGGTCATCGTCATGGGCGGCGGGATCGCCGGCCTGACCACCGCCTACGAGCTGCTCAAGGGCGGCTACTCGGTCACCGTCCTGGAGGGCCGGAACCGGCCCGGCGGCCGCAACTGGACGGTGCGCGGTGGGGACACCCACACCGACCTGAACGGCCGTACCCAGCGGGCCAGGTTCTCCCGCGACCAGTACATGAACGCGGGCCCGGGACGCATCCCGCAGATGCACGTCACGCTCGACTACTGCCGGGAGCTGCGCGTCCCGATCGAGGTGTTCACCAACCAGAACGCCGACGCCTTCCTCTACCGGGAGAACGTGCCCGGCGCGCTCAACGGGGTGCCGGTGCGGCAACGGGCGGTCAAGGCGGACGCCTACGGCTACACCGCCGAGCTGCTGGCCAAGGCCACCGACCAGGGCGCCCTCGACGCCGAGCTGACGGCCGAGGACAAGGAGGCACTGATCTCCTACCTGCGCAGCTTCGGGGCGATCAACTCCGCCAACGAGTACGTCGGTGGCGGACGCCGCGGCTACGACCCGGAGCCGGGCGCGCACCTGGAGGCCGGAACCCCGCTCCCGCAGTACGACATCTCCGACCTGTTCCGCTCCACGCTGGGGAACTACTTCTCCTTCGAGATGGGCTTCGACCAGGCGATGATGATGTACCAGCCGGTGGGCGGCATGGACCGCATCGCCTACGCGCTCGCCGGGGCGGTGGGGGCACGCAACGTCCGCTACAACTCCGAGATCGTGGAGTACCGCAACACCACCGACGGGGTCGAGGTCCTCTACCGGGCCCCCGAAGGGGTCCGCAAGGTCAGTGGCGACTTCGCGGTCAACACCATGCCGCCCCACATCGCCGCTCGGGTCGCCAGCAACCTGCCGACCGAGATCGTCACCGCGCTGGGCTCGGTCAGCAAGACGAACGCCGGAAAGCTCGGCATCGAGTACGGCCGGCGGTGGTGGGAGGAGGACTTCCGCATCTACGGCGGGATCACCAACGCCAACACCAACATCGCCAACGTCTGGCACCCCTCCTACGGCTACCAGGGGGCTCGCGGCACCATGATCGGGTACTACAACACCGGCGCCAACGCGAACTTCTACGGCGCCCTCACCCCCGAGCAGCGCTTCCGCGAGGCGGTGACCCAGGGCAAGAAGATCTTCGGCGACGTGTACGGCGAGAAGGTGAACAGCCACTTCAGCCAGGACTGGGCGTCGGCGAAGTTCTCCGAGGCCGCCTGGGTCGGCTGGCCCTCCGCCGCGGGCGGACAGACCGGTGCCGGCTACCAGAGCCTGCTCGGACCTACCGGCAACATCTACTTCGCCGGCGACCACCTCAGCCACGCCATCGCCTGGCAGCACGGTGCGATGACCTCGGCACGGGCAACCGTCGCGCAGATCCACGAGAGGGTGATGGTCTGA
- a CDS encoding MarR family winged helix-turn-helix transcriptional regulator, which yields MDPDYPQLELDRQLCLPLYAASRAVTRRYTELLAEVGLTYPQYLCLLGLWDADGPLTVGDLGARLHLDSGTLTPLLKRMETMGLVTRTRDVVDERRVLVSVTAAGRALRDRVADVPTRLVAGMGMSEADGHALRRLLDQLLEQLEPGRTRS from the coding sequence GTGGACCCCGACTACCCCCAGCTGGAGCTGGACCGCCAGCTCTGCCTCCCCCTGTACGCCGCGTCGCGAGCGGTGACCCGGCGCTACACCGAGCTGTTGGCCGAGGTAGGGCTGACCTACCCGCAGTACCTCTGCCTGCTCGGCCTCTGGGACGCCGACGGCCCGCTGACGGTGGGAGACCTGGGGGCGCGACTCCACCTCGACTCCGGCACCCTCACTCCCCTGCTCAAGCGGATGGAGACGATGGGGTTGGTGACCCGGACCCGCGACGTGGTCGACGAGCGTCGGGTGCTGGTCTCGGTGACCGCTGCGGGCCGGGCGCTGCGGGACCGGGTGGCCGACGTACCGACCCGACTGGTGGCCGGGATGGGGATGAGCGAGGCCGACGGCCACGCTCTGCGCCGGCTGCTCGACCAGCTGCTGGAGCAGCTGGAGCCGGGGCGCACGCGGAGCTGA
- a CDS encoding organic hydroperoxide resistance protein, with amino-acid sequence MKTLYTASAVATGDGRNGHIESTDGILVADVRTPKEMGGAGGATNPEQLFAAGYAACFHSALRLVGQKAGADVSESEVVADVSIGDNGNGGFQLAVGLEVTLPQVSREEAEKLVEQAHQVCPYSNATRGNIEVTLTVA; translated from the coding sequence ATGAAGACTCTCTACACTGCCAGCGCCGTCGCCACCGGAGACGGCCGAAACGGTCACATCGAGTCCACCGACGGCATTCTCGTCGCCGACGTACGCACTCCCAAGGAGATGGGCGGGGCGGGCGGCGCCACCAACCCCGAGCAGCTCTTCGCCGCCGGCTATGCCGCGTGCTTCCACTCCGCGCTGCGGCTGGTCGGCCAGAAGGCGGGCGCCGACGTGTCCGAGTCCGAGGTCGTCGCCGACGTCTCCATCGGTGACAACGGCAACGGCGGCTTCCAGCTCGCCGTCGGGCTCGAGGTGACGCTGCCCCAGGTCTCGCGCGAGGAGGCCGAGAAGCTGGTCGAGCAGGCGCACCAGGTCTGCCCCTACTCCAACGCCACCAGGGGCAACATCGAGGTCACCCTCACCGTGGCCTGA
- a CDS encoding YihY/virulence factor BrkB family protein, with product MGAVSAMDDFQRRHRVVGFPLAVVYKYFDDQCPYLAAALTYYAFVAIFPLMLLGSSILGLVLRGEPQWQEAILDSALAQFPIIGDELGRPEGLQGSFTGVAIGALTALYGSLGLGQALQNAQHVVWGVPRNSRPNPIYARVKTLFLLLTAGLSLITVSVLATVASTTDVLSETLHSWIRLSLPLVTIVVVGAFLTVLFRFAATGQHSYTRAAPGGFALAIMWQGLQIVGARYVENVLVDASSMAKTFGLVLGLIGFLWIGAVMAVLAMEINVVLARHLWPRALLTPFTDNVQLTDADRRAYASYARMQRHKGFEHVAVWWEERSRPDEAPTPVSDEDDASSR from the coding sequence GTGGGCGCGGTGTCAGCGATGGACGACTTCCAGCGGCGACACCGAGTGGTGGGTTTCCCGCTCGCTGTCGTCTACAAGTACTTCGACGACCAGTGCCCCTACCTGGCGGCCGCGCTGACCTACTACGCCTTCGTCGCGATCTTCCCCCTGATGCTGCTGGGCTCCTCGATCCTGGGCCTGGTGCTGCGCGGGGAGCCGCAGTGGCAGGAAGCGATCCTGGACTCGGCGCTGGCGCAGTTCCCGATCATCGGCGACGAGCTGGGCCGGCCGGAGGGGTTGCAGGGCTCCTTCACCGGAGTCGCGATCGGCGCGCTCACGGCCCTCTACGGCAGTCTCGGCCTGGGGCAGGCGCTGCAGAACGCCCAGCACGTGGTGTGGGGAGTGCCCCGCAACAGCCGGCCGAACCCGATCTACGCCCGGGTCAAGACGCTGTTCCTGCTCCTCACCGCAGGGCTCTCGCTGATCACCGTGTCGGTCCTGGCGACAGTGGCCAGCACGACCGACGTGCTGAGCGAGACGCTGCACAGCTGGATCAGGCTCTCCCTGCCGCTGGTCACGATCGTGGTGGTGGGCGCCTTCCTCACCGTGCTGTTCAGGTTCGCGGCCACCGGCCAGCACTCCTACACGCGCGCCGCTCCGGGAGGCTTCGCCCTGGCGATCATGTGGCAGGGGCTGCAGATCGTGGGAGCCCGGTACGTGGAGAACGTGCTGGTCGACGCCAGCTCCATGGCCAAGACCTTCGGCCTGGTCCTGGGACTCATCGGGTTCCTGTGGATCGGGGCGGTGATGGCCGTGCTGGCGATGGAGATCAACGTGGTGCTCGCCCGGCACCTGTGGCCACGCGCCCTGCTCACGCCCTTCACCGACAACGTGCAGCTCACCGACGCCGACCGTCGCGCCTACGCCTCCTACGCCAGGATGCAGCGGCACAAGGGATTCGAGCACGTGGCCGTCTGGTGGGAGGAGCGCTCCCGACCCGACGAGGCCCCGACTCCGGTGTCAGACGAGGACGACGCGTCCTCGCGGTGA
- a CDS encoding twin-arginine translocase TatA/TatE family subunit, whose amino-acid sequence MPNLGATELTILFAVFLLMFGARKLPDLARGTGQALRIFRDETRSRDTDELAPPPVPASGREEVRSS is encoded by the coding sequence ATGCCGAACCTGGGAGCCACCGAGCTCACCATCCTGTTCGCGGTCTTCCTGCTGATGTTCGGGGCCCGCAAGCTCCCCGACCTGGCACGCGGCACGGGTCAGGCGCTGCGGATCTTCCGCGACGAGACCAGGAGTCGCGACACGGACGAGCTGGCACCGCCGCCCGTCCCAGCCTCGGGGCGTGAGGAGGTCCGCTCCTCCTGA